A window of Sphingomonas astaxanthinifaciens DSM 22298 genomic DNA:
TGGCTGTCGGATTCGTCCTCGGGCTCCTCGGGACGGTCGTCGGTGCCGTCGTCCTCGTGGTGCGGGTCGAGCGGCTCGTCCTCGGCCTCGGCGCGCAGCCGTTCTTCCTCGGCGGCGTGCTCGGCCTCCTCGCGCAGCAGGGCTTCGCGATCGGCCTTCGGGATCTGGTAATAATCGGGGTGGATTTCGCTGAAGGCGAGGAAGCCGTGGCGATTGCCGCCGTAATCGACGAACGCCGCCTGGAGCGACGGTTCGACGCGGGTCACCTTGGCGAGATAGATATTACCCTTGAGCTGCTTGTGCTCGGCGGACTCGAAGTCAAACTCCTCGATCCGGTTCCCCTGGACGACGGCGACCCGGGTCTCTTCCGGGTGGCGCGCGTCGATCAGCATGCGCGTGGTCATTGAATAGTCTCCGGGCGCGCGCCCTGAACAGGGTCAGGCGGCGCGCGCGATTTACGGCCATGGCGGGCGCTTTCGGGCCCGCCGGAATGGCAATGAGATGGGGTGCGTCTGCTGCCTCGGGTTCCCCGGCGGCGATCGCCGGCAAACGCGCGTCGCTGCTCAGTTCAGCAGGCTCAACGTGCGCGTTCTTGAACTTCATGGATCAGCATCAACCTGTACGACGCCAAGGGTTCGGCCCTGTCACCAAGCCCCCGGCCTTGTCCCGCCATTGGCTCGAGCAAGCGAGCTGGCGGACAGTGCGTTCGTAGCAGCCTCCTTGCCGCCAAGCAACGGCACGCTAGGGTCGCGCCCATGGCCCCCCGAACCCGTGCACGACTGGCGATCATCGCCACTGCGATCCTGCTGCTGGCGGGGGCCGGCTGGCTGGTCCTCGGCCGCGCCCAAGGCGGCGCGACGCTGGGCCGGGCGGTGGCCGGCGAAGCGCGCGAGGGTGGGCTCAGCCTCGCCCTCAGCCCGGCGGTCGCCAATGTCCGCGTCATCGAGGCGCGGGTCCCCGGCCGCCCGCTGGTGGTGATCGATCCCGGCCATGGCGGACGCGATCCTGGCGCCCCGGGCGCGAGCGGCCGCGCGATCGAGAAGGATGTGACCCTCGTTCTCGCCCGCGACCTGCGCGACGAGCTGGCGCGGGGTGGGCGGGTCAGGATCGCGCTGACCCGCGACGGCGACGCGACGCTGACGCTCGAGGACCGGGCGGCGATCGCCCGCCGGCTCGGCGCCGATTTGTTTCTCGCCATCCACGCCGACAGCGCGCCCAATGCCAATGCGCGCGGCGCGACCTTCTATTCGCTTTCCGAAGTGGCGAGCGACGGCGACGCCGCCTTGCTTGCCGCGCGCCAGAACGGCGAGGAAGCGGTCGCGACCGAAGCCGACGGGAGTGTCCGAGCACTGCTCGCCGACCTCGCCACGCGCGACGAGATGGCGGCCTCGGCCGATTTCGCGGTCCGGCTGCTGCGCGAAGCCAAGGGGGTCGTGCCGCTCCGTCCCGAGCCGCACCGCTTCGCTGCCTTCAGGGTGCTTCGCCGGTCCGACGCGCCGGCCGTGCTGTTCGAGGCGGGCTATATGAGCAATTCGGAGGACGAGGCGATGCTTCTCGATCCCGCCCAGCGCCAGCGGATCGTCAAGGCGCTGGCCCGCGCCATCGAGGCGCAGGCGGCGGTTTCGGTCCGTTGATCGCAGCCGTGCATTCAGCGCCTTTCCCCCGCTAGCCCAAGCGAGTAGAGCCGCGAGCATGGACGCCGTTGCGACCCCGTCTTCTCCCGCCTGGCTGGACCGTCACCACCGCGCCGCGGACCGCCTCCGCACGGCTTGGGCCGAGCGCAAGTGGCTGCGCATCGCCGGCTGGGGGGTGCTCGGTCTCTACGGGCTGTTCATCCTCGTCTGGCTGTTCTTCGCCGCCGGCCTGCCCTCGAGCGAGAAGCTGCTGGCCTACCAGCCGCCGCTGCCGACCAGCATCCGCGGCTATGACGGCCAGCCGGTCGGCACCTTCGCCCGCGAGCGCCGGGTCGAGCTCGCCTATGACGAATATCCGCCGATGGTGGTGGAGGCCTTCATCTCGGCCGAGGACAAGACCTTCTTCACCCACGGCGGGATCGACTATCCGGGTCTCGTCGGCGCGGTCGGCGACTTCGCGCTCAAGAAGGCGACCGGCGGCGCCCGCGCGCGCGGCGGCTCGACCATCACCCAGCAGGTGGCGAAGGCGCTGCTTCAGGATTCGAGCTACAACGTCACCCGCAAGATCCGCGAGGCGATCCTCGCCTTCCGGCTCGAGAACGTCCTGACCAAGCAGCAGATCCTCGAA
This region includes:
- a CDS encoding N-acetylmuramoyl-L-alanine amidase family protein encodes the protein MAPRTRARLAIIATAILLLAGAGWLVLGRAQGGATLGRAVAGEAREGGLSLALSPAVANVRVIEARVPGRPLVVIDPGHGGRDPGAPGASGRAIEKDVTLVLARDLRDELARGGRVRIALTRDGDATLTLEDRAAIARRLGADLFLAIHADSAPNANARGATFYSLSEVASDGDAALLAARQNGEEAVATEADGSVRALLADLATRDEMAASADFAVRLLREAKGVVPLRPEPHRFAAFRVLRRSDAPAVLFEAGYMSNSEDEAMLLDPAQRQRIVKALARAIEAQAAVSVR